One genomic window of Halictus rubicundus isolate RS-2024b chromosome 12, iyHalRubi1_principal, whole genome shotgun sequence includes the following:
- the Bicc gene encoding protein bicaudal C isoform X3, translating into MTVVMEETNTFVTWPARLKIGAKSKKDPHIKVAGRPDDVRAAKEKIMEILDTRQSNRVTMKLDVSYTDHSHIIGKGGLTIKRVMEETGCHIHFPDSNRSNHQEKSNQVSIAGEMEGVERARARVRNLTPLIFSFELPIMGSSQTVPDSTSPYVVKIQEKYNVQVMFRTRPKLHATLVVVKGCEWEVSQVKEATVLLIQYMCQNLASQIQVQMSMEISPQHHSIVLGKQSSNLKMIMQRTATQIMFPDAGDPNIPSLKKSNVTITGSIHSVYLARQQLVGSLPLVLMFDLPEDSMSSVDTENISQLMQSLDVFINVRHKPKQSTLSVIIKGIERNAGNIYEARMQLLGLDEPRVHADIPATYHVPNAGNIFQTNSSNGATTGSNNNLIGSLSDNLSNMLTVNTQNPPYCVSPVPHSPSPMGLSPHWGLSSLSSMFSPLPLHHAYPYPHLNHLLTTQHVMHNNSTMPPHTHGLQNHAYSGIGQMHANMSVAGLHGMHGLNGSSLADRKEGSAYSSLSSVSSSLSSPAISPRNVSPVNPAETSPNLDLSGMLSELSDRRAPGCEKKSLEMVQQNLGPFDYEQKKLLAAKAMQSKPTPGEYRVPTSAWSGYGLSQTIPPISAAELSKEMTNTGSSSNGSSSLTSTTTTTNAATSHPSDLWKEPTTPVFSRDIDFGIVSGKDRVGQIGISSSNYMEHTPTSHLSLITSHRYNDLTTMLTSVGLEKYIRLFTSHEVDMATFPSLTDKDLCEIGINAWGARRKIMLLIAEMNKRSSPFCGSAAPGAERKATGPTASVSLDNCSLVDSKW; encoded by the exons ATGACCGTG GTTATGGAGGAGACGAACACCTTTGTTACGTGGCCGGCCCGCCTCAAGATCGGAGCGAAGTCGAAGAAAG ATCCGCATATAAAGGTCGCTGGTCGACCCGATGACGTGCGAGCCGCTAAGGAGAAGATAATGGAAATTTTGGACACGAGG CAGAGCAACAGAGTCACCATGAAGCTGGACGTCAGCTACACCGACCACTCGCACATCATCGGCAAGGGTGGTCTGACGATCAAGCGGGTCATGGAGGAGACTGGCTGCCATATTCACTTTCCCGACAGCAACCGTAGCAACCACCAGGAGAAGAGCAACCAAGTGTCCATCGCTGGAGAGATGGAGGGCGTTGAGCGAGCTCGCGCTCGAGTCAGG AATCTGACGCCGTTGATCTTCTCGTTCGAGTTGCCGATCATGGGCTCCTCGCAGACCGTCCCCGATTCCACGTCGCCTTACGTAGTCAAGATCCAGGAGAAGTACAACGTGCAGGTGATGTTCCGAACGCGGCCGAAGCTGCACGCTACACTGGTCGTGGTGAAGGGATGCGAGTGGGAGGTGTCGCAGGTCAAGGAGGCCACGGTCTTGCTGATCCAGTACATGTGTCAAAATCTGGCT AGTCAAATACAAGTACAAATGTCGATGGAGATCTCGCCGCAGCATCACAGCATCGTGTTGGGGAAGCAGAGCAGCAACCTGAAGATGATCATGCAACGCACGGCCACGCAGATCATGTTCCCCGACGCCGGCGACCCGAACATTCCCAGCCTGAAGAAGAGCAACGTGACGATCACCGGGAGCATCCACAGCGTTTACTTGGCCCGGCAACAGTTGGTG GGTTCGCTGCCGCTGGTCCTGATGTTCGACCTGCCCGAGGACTCGATGTCCTCCGTCGACACGGAGAACATCTCTCAGCTGATGCAGTCGCTCGACGTGTTCATCAACGTCAGACACAAGCCGAAGCAGAGCACGCTGTCCGTGATCATCAAGGGGATCGAACGGAATGCTGGGAATATTTACGAGGCGAGGATGCAGCTCCTAGGATTGGACGAGCCGCGAGTGCATGCCGACATCCCGGCGACGTATCACGTCCCCAATGCTGGGAACATCTTTCAAACGAACTCGAGCAACGGTGCTACTACTG GTAGCAACAACAACCTGATCGGCAGCCTGTCGGACAACCTGTCGAACATGCTGACGGTGAACACGCAGAATCCGCCGTACTGCGTGTCCCCCGTGCCTCATTCGCCGAGTCCTATGGGGTTGTCGCCCCATTGGGGACTGTCCTCGTTGTCGTCCATGTTCTCACCGCTGCCGTTGCACCACGCCTACCCGTACCCGCACCTTAATCATCTGCTGACGACGCAGCACGTGATGCACAACAATTCAACGATGCCTCCGCACACCCACGGATTACAGAATCACGCGTACAGCGGCATCGGGCAGATGCACGCGAACATGTCTGTCGCTGGCCTCCACGGCATGCACGGGCTGAACGGCAGCTCGTTGGCCGACAGAAAAGAGGGTAGCG CCTACTCGTCGCTGAGCAGCGTCTCCAGTTCCCTGTCCAGTCCAGCAATCAGTCCTCGGAACGTGTCCCCGGTGAACCCGGCCGAAACCAGTCCGAATTTAG ATTTATCTGGAATGCTGTCCGAGCTGTCGGACCGACGAGCCCCTGGCTGCGAGAAGAAATCGTTGGAGATGGTGCAGCAGAATCTCGGTCCTTTCGACTACGAGCAGAAGAAGCTACTGGCAGCGAAGGCGATGCAATCGAAACCGACTCCCGGCGAGTACCGGGTCCCCACATCGGCCTGGTCCGGCTACGGACTCAGTCAAACCATTCCTCCGATTAGCGCCGCAGAACTGAGCAAG GAAATGACCAACACCGGCAGCAGTAGCAACGGTAGTAGCAGCTTGACATCCACGACCACCACCACCAACGCTGCCACTAGCCATCCGTCCGACTTGTGGAAAGAACCAACGACGCCGGTGTTCAGCAGAGACATTGACTTCGGAATAGTATCCGGCAAAGATCGCGTTGGACAGATCGGCATCAGCTCGTCGAACTACATGGAACACACGCCGACCTCGCATCTGAGCTTAATCACGTCGCACAGATACAACGACTTGACCACCATGCTGACCAGTGTCGGACTGGAAAAATATATTC GCCTGTTCACGTCGCACGAAGTGGACATGGCTACGTTCCCCTCGCTGACGGATAAGGATTTGTGCGAGATTGGCATAAACGCTTGGGGCGCTAGGCGCAAAATAATGCTGTTGATCGCTG AAATGAACAAACGGAGTAGTCCATTTTGCGGGAGCGCGGCCCCGGGAGCGGAGCGCAAAGCAACCGGCCCGACGGCCTCTGTTTCGCTGGATAATTGCAGTCTGGTGGACAGCAAATGGTAA
- the Bicc gene encoding protein bicaudal C isoform X2 produces MRPDEVIQHERRTTETMSETSEGTAATSVSGKSGEELRDIAAVLGIGNPDDLHQDRFRVDRRKLEQMLLGDNDAPKPADAFFHNVMEETNTFVTWPARLKIGAKSKKDPHIKVAGRPDDVRAAKEKIMEILDTRQSNRVTMKLDVSYTDHSHIIGKGGLTIKRVMEETGCHIHFPDSNRSNHQEKSNQVSIAGEMEGVERARARVRNLTPLIFSFELPIMGSSQTVPDSTSPYVVKIQEKYNVQVMFRTRPKLHATLVVVKGCEWEVSQVKEATVLLIQYMCQNLASQIQVQMSMEISPQHHSIVLGKQSSNLKMIMQRTATQIMFPDAGDPNIPSLKKSNVTITGSIHSVYLARQQLVGSLPLVLMFDLPEDSMSSVDTENISQLMQSLDVFINVRHKPKQSTLSVIIKGIERNAGNIYEARMQLLGLDEPRVHADIPATYHVPNAGNIFQTNSSNGATTGSNNNLIGSLSDNLSNMLTVNTQNPPYCVSPVPHSPSPMGLSPHWGLSSLSSMFSPLPLHHAYPYPHLNHLLTTQHVMHNNSTMPPHTHGLQNHAYSGIGQMHANMSVAGLHGMHGLNGSSLADRKEGSAYSSLSSVSSSLSSPAISPRNVSPVNPAETSPNLDLSGMLSELSDRRAPGCEKKSLEMVQQNLGPFDYEQKKLLAAKAMQSKPTPGEYRVPTSAWSGYGLSQTIPPISAAELSKEMTNTGSSSNGSSSLTSTTTTTNAATSHPSDLWKEPTTPVFSRDIDFGIVSGKDRVGQIGISSSNYMEHTPTSHLSLITSHRYNDLTTMLTSVGLEKYIQMNKRSSPFCGSAAPGAERKATGPTASVSLDNCSLVDSKW; encoded by the exons GTGATAATGACGCACCCAAGCCAGCGGACGCGTTTTTTCATAAC GTTATGGAGGAGACGAACACCTTTGTTACGTGGCCGGCCCGCCTCAAGATCGGAGCGAAGTCGAAGAAAG ATCCGCATATAAAGGTCGCTGGTCGACCCGATGACGTGCGAGCCGCTAAGGAGAAGATAATGGAAATTTTGGACACGAGG CAGAGCAACAGAGTCACCATGAAGCTGGACGTCAGCTACACCGACCACTCGCACATCATCGGCAAGGGTGGTCTGACGATCAAGCGGGTCATGGAGGAGACTGGCTGCCATATTCACTTTCCCGACAGCAACCGTAGCAACCACCAGGAGAAGAGCAACCAAGTGTCCATCGCTGGAGAGATGGAGGGCGTTGAGCGAGCTCGCGCTCGAGTCAGG AATCTGACGCCGTTGATCTTCTCGTTCGAGTTGCCGATCATGGGCTCCTCGCAGACCGTCCCCGATTCCACGTCGCCTTACGTAGTCAAGATCCAGGAGAAGTACAACGTGCAGGTGATGTTCCGAACGCGGCCGAAGCTGCACGCTACACTGGTCGTGGTGAAGGGATGCGAGTGGGAGGTGTCGCAGGTCAAGGAGGCCACGGTCTTGCTGATCCAGTACATGTGTCAAAATCTGGCT AGTCAAATACAAGTACAAATGTCGATGGAGATCTCGCCGCAGCATCACAGCATCGTGTTGGGGAAGCAGAGCAGCAACCTGAAGATGATCATGCAACGCACGGCCACGCAGATCATGTTCCCCGACGCCGGCGACCCGAACATTCCCAGCCTGAAGAAGAGCAACGTGACGATCACCGGGAGCATCCACAGCGTTTACTTGGCCCGGCAACAGTTGGTG GGTTCGCTGCCGCTGGTCCTGATGTTCGACCTGCCCGAGGACTCGATGTCCTCCGTCGACACGGAGAACATCTCTCAGCTGATGCAGTCGCTCGACGTGTTCATCAACGTCAGACACAAGCCGAAGCAGAGCACGCTGTCCGTGATCATCAAGGGGATCGAACGGAATGCTGGGAATATTTACGAGGCGAGGATGCAGCTCCTAGGATTGGACGAGCCGCGAGTGCATGCCGACATCCCGGCGACGTATCACGTCCCCAATGCTGGGAACATCTTTCAAACGAACTCGAGCAACGGTGCTACTACTG GTAGCAACAACAACCTGATCGGCAGCCTGTCGGACAACCTGTCGAACATGCTGACGGTGAACACGCAGAATCCGCCGTACTGCGTGTCCCCCGTGCCTCATTCGCCGAGTCCTATGGGGTTGTCGCCCCATTGGGGACTGTCCTCGTTGTCGTCCATGTTCTCACCGCTGCCGTTGCACCACGCCTACCCGTACCCGCACCTTAATCATCTGCTGACGACGCAGCACGTGATGCACAACAATTCAACGATGCCTCCGCACACCCACGGATTACAGAATCACGCGTACAGCGGCATCGGGCAGATGCACGCGAACATGTCTGTCGCTGGCCTCCACGGCATGCACGGGCTGAACGGCAGCTCGTTGGCCGACAGAAAAGAGGGTAGCG CCTACTCGTCGCTGAGCAGCGTCTCCAGTTCCCTGTCCAGTCCAGCAATCAGTCCTCGGAACGTGTCCCCGGTGAACCCGGCCGAAACCAGTCCGAATTTAG ATTTATCTGGAATGCTGTCCGAGCTGTCGGACCGACGAGCCCCTGGCTGCGAGAAGAAATCGTTGGAGATGGTGCAGCAGAATCTCGGTCCTTTCGACTACGAGCAGAAGAAGCTACTGGCAGCGAAGGCGATGCAATCGAAACCGACTCCCGGCGAGTACCGGGTCCCCACATCGGCCTGGTCCGGCTACGGACTCAGTCAAACCATTCCTCCGATTAGCGCCGCAGAACTGAGCAAG GAAATGACCAACACCGGCAGCAGTAGCAACGGTAGTAGCAGCTTGACATCCACGACCACCACCACCAACGCTGCCACTAGCCATCCGTCCGACTTGTGGAAAGAACCAACGACGCCGGTGTTCAGCAGAGACATTGACTTCGGAATAGTATCCGGCAAAGATCGCGTTGGACAGATCGGCATCAGCTCGTCGAACTACATGGAACACACGCCGACCTCGCATCTGAGCTTAATCACGTCGCACAGATACAACGACTTGACCACCATGCTGACCAGTGTCGGACTGGAAAAATATATTC AAATGAACAAACGGAGTAGTCCATTTTGCGGGAGCGCGGCCCCGGGAGCGGAGCGCAAAGCAACCGGCCCGACGGCCTCTGTTTCGCTGGATAATTGCAGTCTGGTGGACAGCAAATGGTAA
- the Bicc gene encoding protein bicaudal C isoform X1 — translation MRPDEVIQHERRTTETMSETSEGTAATSVSGKSGEELRDIAAVLGIGNPDDLHQDRFRVDRRKLEQMLLGDNDAPKPADAFFHNVMEETNTFVTWPARLKIGAKSKKDPHIKVAGRPDDVRAAKEKIMEILDTRQSNRVTMKLDVSYTDHSHIIGKGGLTIKRVMEETGCHIHFPDSNRSNHQEKSNQVSIAGEMEGVERARARVRNLTPLIFSFELPIMGSSQTVPDSTSPYVVKIQEKYNVQVMFRTRPKLHATLVVVKGCEWEVSQVKEATVLLIQYMCQNLASQIQVQMSMEISPQHHSIVLGKQSSNLKMIMQRTATQIMFPDAGDPNIPSLKKSNVTITGSIHSVYLARQQLVGSLPLVLMFDLPEDSMSSVDTENISQLMQSLDVFINVRHKPKQSTLSVIIKGIERNAGNIYEARMQLLGLDEPRVHADIPATYHVPNAGNIFQTNSSNGATTGSNNNLIGSLSDNLSNMLTVNTQNPPYCVSPVPHSPSPMGLSPHWGLSSLSSMFSPLPLHHAYPYPHLNHLLTTQHVMHNNSTMPPHTHGLQNHAYSGIGQMHANMSVAGLHGMHGLNGSSLADRKEGSAYSSLSSVSSSLSSPAISPRNVSPVNPAETSPNLDLSGMLSELSDRRAPGCEKKSLEMVQQNLGPFDYEQKKLLAAKAMQSKPTPGEYRVPTSAWSGYGLSQTIPPISAAELSKEMTNTGSSSNGSSSLTSTTTTTNAATSHPSDLWKEPTTPVFSRDIDFGIVSGKDRVGQIGISSSNYMEHTPTSHLSLITSHRYNDLTTMLTSVGLEKYIRLFTSHEVDMATFPSLTDKDLCEIGINAWGARRKIMLLIAEMNKRSSPFCGSAAPGAERKATGPTASVSLDNCSLVDSKW, via the exons GTGATAATGACGCACCCAAGCCAGCGGACGCGTTTTTTCATAAC GTTATGGAGGAGACGAACACCTTTGTTACGTGGCCGGCCCGCCTCAAGATCGGAGCGAAGTCGAAGAAAG ATCCGCATATAAAGGTCGCTGGTCGACCCGATGACGTGCGAGCCGCTAAGGAGAAGATAATGGAAATTTTGGACACGAGG CAGAGCAACAGAGTCACCATGAAGCTGGACGTCAGCTACACCGACCACTCGCACATCATCGGCAAGGGTGGTCTGACGATCAAGCGGGTCATGGAGGAGACTGGCTGCCATATTCACTTTCCCGACAGCAACCGTAGCAACCACCAGGAGAAGAGCAACCAAGTGTCCATCGCTGGAGAGATGGAGGGCGTTGAGCGAGCTCGCGCTCGAGTCAGG AATCTGACGCCGTTGATCTTCTCGTTCGAGTTGCCGATCATGGGCTCCTCGCAGACCGTCCCCGATTCCACGTCGCCTTACGTAGTCAAGATCCAGGAGAAGTACAACGTGCAGGTGATGTTCCGAACGCGGCCGAAGCTGCACGCTACACTGGTCGTGGTGAAGGGATGCGAGTGGGAGGTGTCGCAGGTCAAGGAGGCCACGGTCTTGCTGATCCAGTACATGTGTCAAAATCTGGCT AGTCAAATACAAGTACAAATGTCGATGGAGATCTCGCCGCAGCATCACAGCATCGTGTTGGGGAAGCAGAGCAGCAACCTGAAGATGATCATGCAACGCACGGCCACGCAGATCATGTTCCCCGACGCCGGCGACCCGAACATTCCCAGCCTGAAGAAGAGCAACGTGACGATCACCGGGAGCATCCACAGCGTTTACTTGGCCCGGCAACAGTTGGTG GGTTCGCTGCCGCTGGTCCTGATGTTCGACCTGCCCGAGGACTCGATGTCCTCCGTCGACACGGAGAACATCTCTCAGCTGATGCAGTCGCTCGACGTGTTCATCAACGTCAGACACAAGCCGAAGCAGAGCACGCTGTCCGTGATCATCAAGGGGATCGAACGGAATGCTGGGAATATTTACGAGGCGAGGATGCAGCTCCTAGGATTGGACGAGCCGCGAGTGCATGCCGACATCCCGGCGACGTATCACGTCCCCAATGCTGGGAACATCTTTCAAACGAACTCGAGCAACGGTGCTACTACTG GTAGCAACAACAACCTGATCGGCAGCCTGTCGGACAACCTGTCGAACATGCTGACGGTGAACACGCAGAATCCGCCGTACTGCGTGTCCCCCGTGCCTCATTCGCCGAGTCCTATGGGGTTGTCGCCCCATTGGGGACTGTCCTCGTTGTCGTCCATGTTCTCACCGCTGCCGTTGCACCACGCCTACCCGTACCCGCACCTTAATCATCTGCTGACGACGCAGCACGTGATGCACAACAATTCAACGATGCCTCCGCACACCCACGGATTACAGAATCACGCGTACAGCGGCATCGGGCAGATGCACGCGAACATGTCTGTCGCTGGCCTCCACGGCATGCACGGGCTGAACGGCAGCTCGTTGGCCGACAGAAAAGAGGGTAGCG CCTACTCGTCGCTGAGCAGCGTCTCCAGTTCCCTGTCCAGTCCAGCAATCAGTCCTCGGAACGTGTCCCCGGTGAACCCGGCCGAAACCAGTCCGAATTTAG ATTTATCTGGAATGCTGTCCGAGCTGTCGGACCGACGAGCCCCTGGCTGCGAGAAGAAATCGTTGGAGATGGTGCAGCAGAATCTCGGTCCTTTCGACTACGAGCAGAAGAAGCTACTGGCAGCGAAGGCGATGCAATCGAAACCGACTCCCGGCGAGTACCGGGTCCCCACATCGGCCTGGTCCGGCTACGGACTCAGTCAAACCATTCCTCCGATTAGCGCCGCAGAACTGAGCAAG GAAATGACCAACACCGGCAGCAGTAGCAACGGTAGTAGCAGCTTGACATCCACGACCACCACCACCAACGCTGCCACTAGCCATCCGTCCGACTTGTGGAAAGAACCAACGACGCCGGTGTTCAGCAGAGACATTGACTTCGGAATAGTATCCGGCAAAGATCGCGTTGGACAGATCGGCATCAGCTCGTCGAACTACATGGAACACACGCCGACCTCGCATCTGAGCTTAATCACGTCGCACAGATACAACGACTTGACCACCATGCTGACCAGTGTCGGACTGGAAAAATATATTC GCCTGTTCACGTCGCACGAAGTGGACATGGCTACGTTCCCCTCGCTGACGGATAAGGATTTGTGCGAGATTGGCATAAACGCTTGGGGCGCTAGGCGCAAAATAATGCTGTTGATCGCTG AAATGAACAAACGGAGTAGTCCATTTTGCGGGAGCGCGGCCCCGGGAGCGGAGCGCAAAGCAACCGGCCCGACGGCCTCTGTTTCGCTGGATAATTGCAGTCTGGTGGACAGCAAATGGTAA
- the Bicc gene encoding protein bicaudal C isoform X4, whose product MEETNTFVTWPARLKIGAKSKKDPHIKVAGRPDDVRAAKEKIMEILDTRQSNRVTMKLDVSYTDHSHIIGKGGLTIKRVMEETGCHIHFPDSNRSNHQEKSNQVSIAGEMEGVERARARVRNLTPLIFSFELPIMGSSQTVPDSTSPYVVKIQEKYNVQVMFRTRPKLHATLVVVKGCEWEVSQVKEATVLLIQYMCQNLASQIQVQMSMEISPQHHSIVLGKQSSNLKMIMQRTATQIMFPDAGDPNIPSLKKSNVTITGSIHSVYLARQQLVGSLPLVLMFDLPEDSMSSVDTENISQLMQSLDVFINVRHKPKQSTLSVIIKGIERNAGNIYEARMQLLGLDEPRVHADIPATYHVPNAGNIFQTNSSNGATTGSNNNLIGSLSDNLSNMLTVNTQNPPYCVSPVPHSPSPMGLSPHWGLSSLSSMFSPLPLHHAYPYPHLNHLLTTQHVMHNNSTMPPHTHGLQNHAYSGIGQMHANMSVAGLHGMHGLNGSSLADRKEGSAYSSLSSVSSSLSSPAISPRNVSPVNPAETSPNLDLSGMLSELSDRRAPGCEKKSLEMVQQNLGPFDYEQKKLLAAKAMQSKPTPGEYRVPTSAWSGYGLSQTIPPISAAELSKEMTNTGSSSNGSSSLTSTTTTTNAATSHPSDLWKEPTTPVFSRDIDFGIVSGKDRVGQIGISSSNYMEHTPTSHLSLITSHRYNDLTTMLTSVGLEKYIRLFTSHEVDMATFPSLTDKDLCEIGINAWGARRKIMLLIAEMNKRSSPFCGSAAPGAERKATGPTASVSLDNCSLVDSKW is encoded by the exons ATGGAGGAGACGAACACCTTTGTTACGTGGCCGGCCCGCCTCAAGATCGGAGCGAAGTCGAAGAAAG ATCCGCATATAAAGGTCGCTGGTCGACCCGATGACGTGCGAGCCGCTAAGGAGAAGATAATGGAAATTTTGGACACGAGG CAGAGCAACAGAGTCACCATGAAGCTGGACGTCAGCTACACCGACCACTCGCACATCATCGGCAAGGGTGGTCTGACGATCAAGCGGGTCATGGAGGAGACTGGCTGCCATATTCACTTTCCCGACAGCAACCGTAGCAACCACCAGGAGAAGAGCAACCAAGTGTCCATCGCTGGAGAGATGGAGGGCGTTGAGCGAGCTCGCGCTCGAGTCAGG AATCTGACGCCGTTGATCTTCTCGTTCGAGTTGCCGATCATGGGCTCCTCGCAGACCGTCCCCGATTCCACGTCGCCTTACGTAGTCAAGATCCAGGAGAAGTACAACGTGCAGGTGATGTTCCGAACGCGGCCGAAGCTGCACGCTACACTGGTCGTGGTGAAGGGATGCGAGTGGGAGGTGTCGCAGGTCAAGGAGGCCACGGTCTTGCTGATCCAGTACATGTGTCAAAATCTGGCT AGTCAAATACAAGTACAAATGTCGATGGAGATCTCGCCGCAGCATCACAGCATCGTGTTGGGGAAGCAGAGCAGCAACCTGAAGATGATCATGCAACGCACGGCCACGCAGATCATGTTCCCCGACGCCGGCGACCCGAACATTCCCAGCCTGAAGAAGAGCAACGTGACGATCACCGGGAGCATCCACAGCGTTTACTTGGCCCGGCAACAGTTGGTG GGTTCGCTGCCGCTGGTCCTGATGTTCGACCTGCCCGAGGACTCGATGTCCTCCGTCGACACGGAGAACATCTCTCAGCTGATGCAGTCGCTCGACGTGTTCATCAACGTCAGACACAAGCCGAAGCAGAGCACGCTGTCCGTGATCATCAAGGGGATCGAACGGAATGCTGGGAATATTTACGAGGCGAGGATGCAGCTCCTAGGATTGGACGAGCCGCGAGTGCATGCCGACATCCCGGCGACGTATCACGTCCCCAATGCTGGGAACATCTTTCAAACGAACTCGAGCAACGGTGCTACTACTG GTAGCAACAACAACCTGATCGGCAGCCTGTCGGACAACCTGTCGAACATGCTGACGGTGAACACGCAGAATCCGCCGTACTGCGTGTCCCCCGTGCCTCATTCGCCGAGTCCTATGGGGTTGTCGCCCCATTGGGGACTGTCCTCGTTGTCGTCCATGTTCTCACCGCTGCCGTTGCACCACGCCTACCCGTACCCGCACCTTAATCATCTGCTGACGACGCAGCACGTGATGCACAACAATTCAACGATGCCTCCGCACACCCACGGATTACAGAATCACGCGTACAGCGGCATCGGGCAGATGCACGCGAACATGTCTGTCGCTGGCCTCCACGGCATGCACGGGCTGAACGGCAGCTCGTTGGCCGACAGAAAAGAGGGTAGCG CCTACTCGTCGCTGAGCAGCGTCTCCAGTTCCCTGTCCAGTCCAGCAATCAGTCCTCGGAACGTGTCCCCGGTGAACCCGGCCGAAACCAGTCCGAATTTAG ATTTATCTGGAATGCTGTCCGAGCTGTCGGACCGACGAGCCCCTGGCTGCGAGAAGAAATCGTTGGAGATGGTGCAGCAGAATCTCGGTCCTTTCGACTACGAGCAGAAGAAGCTACTGGCAGCGAAGGCGATGCAATCGAAACCGACTCCCGGCGAGTACCGGGTCCCCACATCGGCCTGGTCCGGCTACGGACTCAGTCAAACCATTCCTCCGATTAGCGCCGCAGAACTGAGCAAG GAAATGACCAACACCGGCAGCAGTAGCAACGGTAGTAGCAGCTTGACATCCACGACCACCACCACCAACGCTGCCACTAGCCATCCGTCCGACTTGTGGAAAGAACCAACGACGCCGGTGTTCAGCAGAGACATTGACTTCGGAATAGTATCCGGCAAAGATCGCGTTGGACAGATCGGCATCAGCTCGTCGAACTACATGGAACACACGCCGACCTCGCATCTGAGCTTAATCACGTCGCACAGATACAACGACTTGACCACCATGCTGACCAGTGTCGGACTGGAAAAATATATTC GCCTGTTCACGTCGCACGAAGTGGACATGGCTACGTTCCCCTCGCTGACGGATAAGGATTTGTGCGAGATTGGCATAAACGCTTGGGGCGCTAGGCGCAAAATAATGCTGTTGATCGCTG AAATGAACAAACGGAGTAGTCCATTTTGCGGGAGCGCGGCCCCGGGAGCGGAGCGCAAAGCAACCGGCCCGACGGCCTCTGTTTCGCTGGATAATTGCAGTCTGGTGGACAGCAAATGGTAA